In Candidatus Woesearchaeota archaeon, the genomic stretch GAGGAGAAGAAAGAGGAAGCAGGCGAGAAGAAAGAAGAGAAGAAGGCTGAGCCTAAGGAGAAGAAGTAGCTCTTTTTTCAAATATTTCTTTTAATCCATTAATATCACGGCATTCAGAAAGAGAATTTTTAATCTCTTTTCCGTTTTTAATGCCTTTTACAAGCCACATGGCGTGCTGCCTTATCTCTGAAAATATGTTTCTTGGGGAGTATTTTTTGTAATATGATAAGAATTCCCTGAAATACTGATATGCCAGGCTGCTGTCTTTTCTTATTATGGGCTTATCCTGCTTTATCCTTATTATATTCTCGAAAATCTGGGGATTTCCTATAGAGCCCCTGCCAATCATTACTGCGTCTGCATCTGTTTTATCTATTATAGGTTGATAGTCTTTTGGCCTGAATACATCACCGTTGCCGATTACAGGGATATTTACAGCCCGCTTAACCTGCCTTATAATGTTCCAGTCAGCTTTTCCTGTGTAGCCCTGCTTTGCTGTCCTGGCATGCACTGCTATGGCTGTGATATTGTTATTTTCCAGTATTTTTGAGACTTCTATTGCATTTATTGATTTATTATCCCAGCCTATGCGAATTTTGGCTGTAACAGGCCTGTTTACTGCAGAGACGACCTTACTTACTGCCTTTTCCATCTGGTCGGGATGCTTTATGAGAAAAGAGCCTGCTTTTTTTGTTAAAACTTCCTTGTCAGGACAGCCGAGATTTATATCAATTATGTCTGCTTTATCTTCTATCAAGGAAGCCGCTTCTGCAATATTATCTTTTCCTACCAGCTGGACTGCAATAGGCCTTTCTTCTTCTATTACGTCCAATGGCTTTTCTTTCCCTAGGATTGTTTCGTCATGTATCATTGAAGTGTAAACTAATCCTGCCCCATGGCTTTTACAAAGAAGCCTGAATGCATTGCAGTTTACCCCGTGGAGAGGCGCAAGGATAAGGCTCTTATTGAGCCTGATATTGCCTATTTTTAGCATATTTATGCTGAAGAAACAGACATATTTAAATAAATATAGAAAATTTTTTAATTCTAACTTTAAACTTATGTATAAAATGGATTATATGCAATCAGGCTGTGATATGCAGCCGGGCAAAAGGAATGCCGAACAGCGTTATCCACTGGAACTTGGCATTGGAGCTATGACTGTTGTATTGGATAAGAACGGAAGGCCGGTTATTCCTGCTGGTTATCTTAATGATAACCAGCCCCTGCCAGGGATTGAATCTGACACTTTAAGCCCTGATATGCGGGATATAACTGACTTATTGCATTAATTTATCTATTCTTTTATATTCAATATTGAGTTTATTTAAGATGTTTTTTATCCTTCCTTTCTCTTTTCCTAATCCTTTCCAGTCTAAGAGGATGAAATCGACTTTTTCTTTTGTTTTTTCTATTGCCTGTTTTAGTAATTGCTCATCCAAGTTTTCTAAATGGTATTTC encodes the following:
- a CDS encoding tRNA dihydrouridine synthase DusB, yielding MLKIGNIRLNKSLILAPLHGVNCNAFRLLCKSHGAGLVYTSMIHDETILGKEKPLDVIEEERPIAVQLVGKDNIAEAASLIEDKADIIDINLGCPDKEVLTKKAGSFLIKHPDQMEKAVSKVVSAVNRPVTAKIRIGWDNKSINAIEVSKILENNNITAIAVHARTAKQGYTGKADWNIIRQVKRAVNIPVIGNGDVFRPKDYQPIIDKTDADAVMIGRGSIGNPQIFENIIRIKQDKPIIRKDSSLAYQYFREFLSYYKKYSPRNIFSEIRQHAMWLVKGIKNGKEIKNSLSECRDINGLKEIFEKRATSSP